A window of the Acidobacteriota bacterium genome harbors these coding sequences:
- a CDS encoding ThuA domain-containing protein translates to MSKKLVFVCAVVFTGAVMSIAGFSPAAAPKRPHVVFVSGDHEYGSEETFPIIAAELEKNYGMQTTVLKSYPDENAEENIPGLDILPKADLAVFFLRWRRLPLEQIEYIRKYLNSGKPVVAFRTTTHAFNYPKGHPMEVWNSFAPDYLGGPPGWGNGHYHYGHRSSTDVRINPGAETDPTLMGVDGKFHVRSWLYHVLPYPPSDAKQLLIGRAVDPERKDAVENPVAWTWKNKIGAKVFMTTLGHPEDFQVESVQRLVINGIHWAVGKPVPKKWAGKFNVDVKYHGIRATK, encoded by the coding sequence ATGAGCAAAAAACTGGTTTTTGTTTGTGCTGTTGTGTTTACCGGGGCAGTTATGTCAATCGCCGGTTTCTCGCCCGCTGCCGCTCCCAAACGTCCCCACGTTGTTTTTGTTAGCGGCGATCACGAATATGGCTCGGAAGAAACTTTTCCAATAATTGCCGCCGAGCTGGAAAAGAATTACGGGATGCAAACCACCGTATTGAAATCTTATCCGGACGAAAATGCCGAAGAAAACATTCCTGGCTTGGATATTTTGCCAAAAGCCGATTTGGCCGTTTTCTTTTTGCGTTGGAGGCGATTACCGCTTGAACAGATCGAATACATCCGAAAATACCTGAATTCCGGAAAACCCGTCGTCGCGTTTCGCACAACAACGCACGCGTTCAACTACCCGAAAGGCCATCCGATGGAAGTCTGGAATTCCTTTGCGCCGGATTACCTTGGCGGACCTCCGGGTTGGGGAAATGGCCATTACCATTATGGACACAGATCCAGTACCGATGTTCGCATCAATCCAGGAGCAGAAACCGATCCGACCTTGATGGGAGTGGACGGTAAATTTCACGTGCGTTCGTGGCTGTATCATGTTCTGCCGTATCCGCCATCAGACGCGAAACAACTCTTAATCGGTCGCGCTGTTGATCCCGAAAGGAAGGATGCTGTCGAAAATCCCGTTGCCTGGACGTGGAAGAATAAAATCGGGGCAAAGGTCTTTATGACAACGCTTGGCCACCCGGAAGATTTTCAGGTCGAGTCGGTTCAGCGATTGGTCATCAATGGAATTCACTGGGCGGTTGGCAAACCCGTGCCGAAAAAATGGGCTGGGAAATTCAATGTGGACGTGAAGTACCACGGCATCAGAGCGACGAAATGA